Below is a window of Entelurus aequoreus isolate RoL-2023_Sb linkage group LG07, RoL_Eaeq_v1.1, whole genome shotgun sequence DNA.
ATGATACTCTTGCTGCAGCTGAGCATCGCTTTCGGATTTGGAGGTTGGATCTTGGACTTTCATGTGAGCATCAAACTGACCTTCACCAGCAGGAGGAATGGTTCTTTTCCGCAGCTCTGAGTCTGGAGATGACCTGTATGAGGAGAGCAAAGGAATACATACATGGAATGCTGTGTTAAGGCAGAAAAGACAACGTTCTGCATTGAACTTTCAAACAGCATTGTGATCAAATCTGAAGAGTGACGGGAGCAACAATGCGTCAGAATAacctaaaaaaaatcaaaaaaagttTCTTATGAGTCATGTTACAACTCGTGATCGTAACCACTTCCTGTTTACAGAATTGATTGCGTTTGACTGTGAGGTGTTTCAGACTTTTCCAAGAACCTGATGTACAAAATATTAACATGttgatttatgtttatttaccccAGGCTGTGGATTTCACTCAGTTGGATAATCTGATCCTTCTCAGGAAGAAATGATTCAATTTTGCCATTTTGAGGGTCTCTTGGAGGGAGGAGGGGAGGCGGAGGGGTGAAGTCAGGGGGATCATCCTCCTCGTTTGCAAACTCCCTCCATGATTCCTAATAAGAGAggcaatacattaaaaacatatcATGAGTACATCATGAATTCAGCAATTTAAAAAACACTGGCACTTGACATTTTAAGGAGACCTATGACTTTTATCTACATCAAACATTGGTAATTGTACCATTAGTGATACGTGAGCTTCATCTAGTGGTATCCgggaaaataaagtaaaatgttttatttttctatattcaaacagtgttactgttcaaactgtgcgtaatgTTATAGTGgcaaaaaatgtttaatatacTTATTAAATAAGACCTCTGCCTTGATTTAATTATTACTTAGGCCtaatacgctactgtatttttaatgttggtaattatggtggtactttaggagccaagtgttttctgaagtggtacttggtaaaaaaaggtttgagaaccaccgGTCCATTTAatttgtattggatatgctttggtgtgaattttgcttcacaatcACTTTAATAACCTGTCtgttgagtctgtctgcaaaatGGTCGAtactggaggcgttcccagattgtaAAAGAAACCatgccccaccctctccaaaagtatcaaccatgtatcttttgaaaatgtatactgCTTAAATATACTATGTCTTGAAGTTGTCaccactatttttttttccagacatggtCAAAATTGTAAACACTATATAGATTCACCTGgtcacaacattaagtacaccAGCACACACACTGATCAAGTCAGACCTGCATAAAAAACAGCTGCTTTTATCAGCATTCatgtcactgcatgttgcacgtCAGTGCTATTATACACATGCCAAGATCAGATGAAAATAATACCTTATCTTACCTTTTATTGTGTTTTCTCATAGCCTAAAGCAGAAGAGGAGGTCCTAACGCTTTAATTCATTTCTAAAGAAGTATGTCCACCTCAAGGTGACCTCACAACGTAGCTAAACTGAAAACTCGTGAACAGAGCCATtcaaaactgtgtgcaagctcatACCAAAATGCATCAAACTTAGCACGAGTATAAcattgtaccaaaatgtataattCTGAAAATTCATCAAAAGGTCCCCTTTAAAGTGGCACAATGGCTAGAAAATACTTGCCTGCAAAGACATGTTCCCCTTGATGTATTTGGCACCTTCGATGACAGCAAGGTAGGAGAAGCGAAGTTGATCTGCAGTCTGGATTAAGCCCATACGATGGCGTCGCATCTCCAGTAGAACATCGCGAATACGGACCGAGGACGGGTCCTTGCGAATGGACATCTACATTACAAGTAAATAACATTGTGTTGAATAGAATAGTGACATTAgtggttgtgtttgttgtgactataCAGGCTGGTATGCAACACAAAATGAGACAGCATGCAGTTATTAGGTAAGTGAATATATTGTTACTATTGTTCAATCTACATACAACTCCAAGCAAACCAATCTTTAAGGCGCTTTGTGTGTGTCAGGTGAAAGAGAAGGGTGTGATTTAATGTGACTACACCCCTTATTAAGGTGTAAATATAGTTTTTAAGCAGCTGCATTACTTCAGGTCGACAATATTAAAATGTCACACATCATTCCTGAAGATAGCACTGTGGAGCATGCGGTTAGCCGGTCTGCCAGGTGGTTCTGCCGATGCCAATTGGAAAGGCAAAACGTACTTTTATTAAACGGTAAGTATAATTTTGAACAGACAAgagtattttattttgtcaagagtaaagaCTAAACCTTAAAAAGGTGATTTGCCTCATTGTTACGCTATCACTGTAAACACAAagtggtatttttttcatgtataaTGTCAACTAAAATGCTAAAGTCTCAGTACAAACCAATAAAAGGCATGTGTCTACGAGGCAGAAAGTTCCAGAACGTCCAATGCCAGCACTGCAGTGCACcactactggcccctggtccaaaTTCATACAACCTGACTCTTGCACTTTAAACAAGAAATTAAGGAAGGACGCAGGAGACTCTGGCACTCCAAAGTCGGGCCAGGTGGTGTAGTGGAAATGTAAAATTTCTCGTGTCTCCATTGTCTGCAGTGGGAGAGATACATTCACAAAGAGTTACCAAAACCCTCCAATTTTCAATAACATCTGCTCCTGCAGAACTTACAGACATATTTTCCAGCTCGAGATGACGAACTGTGTAATAAGATTTGATGTCTTCAGATACAAAAGTAAGTTTGAAATTGGTATCTTCAAAGACAGCATCTCCCTCTTCTCGGTGAGGCCAATATTGTGCGCATTTAACCTAcaacaaataatttttcaaaataCATTTGGGCAGAAATCAGCAATAAGGAACATTGAGCGACAAAACTGCTGCTTACTGATCCTTTCTCGATTACTCTGTTCAGCATCACCACACCGCGACTCCGCTGCTCCCACACCATCTCCCAGAAATGCCCACACGTATTTGGTAGGGGTCCCTAAAACAGAGCAACAAGTGATTACactaaaaaaaatgacattatactgtagtacaaaatactgtacacacTGTTCTCAAAATTGTCCAATATGCTCAATGATTCATCGTAATAGAGGCCAACATAGTGTTCTGCAAGAACAAATTTAGAGAACTACATATAAGCATAAGAAGATTTAAAGAGCAAGCTGCTAATGAGGTACAATGCCCAGCATCGTCCAAGATCActtagagcatgggtgtcaaactcacttggcccttgaggctatATCAAATTAACagtagagctggcccgccgattatatacagcagcggtgccgcggtaacaccgcattcaccactaattctcatacttgccaaccctcccgaaaatcgtcacgtccgcttttcacccaatccaacaagtgccggcccagtcacaaaatatgtgcggcttctgcacgcacacacaagtgaatgcaacgcatacttgatcaacagtgatacaggttacactgagggtggccgtataaacaactttaacactgttaaaaatatacaccacactgtgaacccac
It encodes the following:
- the ptpn1 gene encoding tyrosine-protein phosphatase non-receptor type 1 isoform X1; the protein is MEAEFQEIDDNGIWSAIYQEIRQQSCELPCKVAKLPENKSRNRYRDVSPFDHSRICLQLSANDYINASVITVEEAHREYILTQGPLPNTCGHFWEMVWEQRSRGVVMLNRVIEKGSVKCAQYWPHREEGDAVFEDTNFKLTFVSEDIKSYYTVRHLELENMSTMETREILHFHYTTWPDFGVPESPASFLNFLFKVQESGCMNLDQGPVVVHCSAGIGRSGTFCLVDTCLLLMSIRKDPSSVRIRDVLLEMRRHRMGLIQTADQLRFSYLAVIEGAKYIKGNMSLQESWREFANEEDDPPDFTPPPPLLPPRDPQNGKIESFLPEKDQIIQLSEIHSLGSSPDSELRKRTIPPAGEGQFDAHMKVQDPTSKSESDAQLQQEYHDVAEAVEQIVETSPAPENWSPLLANVCLCTALALSAYVCYRAIYH
- the ptpn1 gene encoding tyrosine-protein phosphatase non-receptor type 1 isoform X2, with product MITGSGAPFIRRSVSSHANYPARLPNYQKTRVGTATEMLAHGPLPNTCGHFWEMVWEQRSRGVVMLNRVIEKGSVKCAQYWPHREEGDAVFEDTNFKLTFVSEDIKSYYTVRHLELENMSTMETREILHFHYTTWPDFGVPESPASFLNFLFKVQESGCMNLDQGPVVVHCSAGIGRSGTFCLVDTCLLLMSIRKDPSSVRIRDVLLEMRRHRMGLIQTADQLRFSYLAVIEGAKYIKGNMSLQESWREFANEEDDPPDFTPPPPLLPPRDPQNGKIESFLPEKDQIIQLSEIHSLGSSPDSELRKRTIPPAGEGQFDAHMKVQDPTSKSESDAQLQQEYHDVAEAVEQIVETSPAPENWSPLLANVCLCTALALSAYVCYRAIYH